Proteins encoded together in one Apus apus isolate bApuApu2 chromosome Z, bApuApu2.pri.cur, whole genome shotgun sequence window:
- the SETD9 gene encoding SET domain-containing protein 9 isoform X1, translating to MLRGLRRRWDGYKYRFVPWLALNLRRKRRTLRYVPKGSQDKIISDEDIFETLLKLFKALFINDFSRQAHIFALLPEIKCKYLELLTLEQKQSKLNSCNHHSQHVFSPEEILFKTLGFTTTRDRSSLVSAGTGVFVSKGFVPKGTLVSMYPGTVYRKHEPIFFQSLGNPFIFRCIDGILIDGNDKGLSRSVYRSCSRRDQLGPFQMSDESWLTAALQNPLAVGQYVNNCSHEKAANVCYQEFDVPGYFPVELKQYLPNIVYSHDIESHLRCVVLVTLRDIKQGEELFSNYYTVVN from the exons aTGTTGCGGGGCTTGCGGCGGCGGTGGGACGGCTACAAGTACCGCTTCGTGCCCTGGCTGGCCCTCAACCTCCGCCGCAAGCGTCG gacCCTCCGATATGTTCCCAAAGGCTCCCAAGACAAAATTATCTCTGATGAAGATATCTTTGAAACACTACTGAAACTGTTTAAAGCTCTGTTCATAAATGACTTTAGTAGACAAGCACATATTTTTGCCTTACTTCCAGAAATCAAATGTAAATACTTGGAATTGCTGACTCTTGAGCAGAAGCAATCAAAATTAAATTCATGTAACCATCACAGCCAACATGTGTTTAGTCCAGaagaaattctgtttaaaacacTGGGGTTCACTACTACTCGAGACAGAAGCTCCCTGGTGTCTGCTGGGACTGGAGTCTTTGTTTCCAAAGGTTTTGTACCGAAAGGGACGCTTGTATCTATGTATCCTG GTACAGTATACAGAAAACATGAGCCCATCTTTTTCCAGTCCCTTGGCAATCCCTTTATTTTTAGGTGCATAGATGGTATCCTTATTGATGGGAATGATAAAGGACTGTCAAGATCAGTGTACAG GTCTTGCAGCAGGAGAGATCAACTTGGCCCATTTCAAATGAGCGATGAGAGCTGGCTCACAGCTGCCCTGCAAAACCCACTGGCAGTGGGACAATATGTCAACAACTGCTCACATG AAAAAGCAGCCAACGTGTGTTATCAGGAGTTTGATGTGCCAGGATATTTTCCAGTAGAACTGAAGCAGTATCTTCCAAACATCGTCTACAGCCATGACATAGAGAG CCACCTAAGATGTGTAGTGCTTGTCACTCTCAGAGACATCAAGCAAGGAGAAGAACTTTTTTCTAATTACTACACTGTTGTCAACTGA
- the SETD9 gene encoding SET domain-containing protein 9 isoform X2 has product MLRGLRRRWDGYKYRFVPWLALNLRRKRRTLRYVPKGSQDKIISDEDIFETLLKLFKALFINDFSRQAHIFALLPEIKCKYLELLTLEQKQSKLNSCNHHSQHVFSPEEILFKTLGFTTTRDRSSLVSAGTGVFVSKGFVPKGTLVSMYPGTVYRKHEPIFFQSLGNPFIFRCIDGILIDGNDKGLSRSVYRSCSRRDQLGPFQMSDESWLTAALQNPLAVGQYVNNCSHAT; this is encoded by the exons aTGTTGCGGGGCTTGCGGCGGCGGTGGGACGGCTACAAGTACCGCTTCGTGCCCTGGCTGGCCCTCAACCTCCGCCGCAAGCGTCG gacCCTCCGATATGTTCCCAAAGGCTCCCAAGACAAAATTATCTCTGATGAAGATATCTTTGAAACACTACTGAAACTGTTTAAAGCTCTGTTCATAAATGACTTTAGTAGACAAGCACATATTTTTGCCTTACTTCCAGAAATCAAATGTAAATACTTGGAATTGCTGACTCTTGAGCAGAAGCAATCAAAATTAAATTCATGTAACCATCACAGCCAACATGTGTTTAGTCCAGaagaaattctgtttaaaacacTGGGGTTCACTACTACTCGAGACAGAAGCTCCCTGGTGTCTGCTGGGACTGGAGTCTTTGTTTCCAAAGGTTTTGTACCGAAAGGGACGCTTGTATCTATGTATCCTG GTACAGTATACAGAAAACATGAGCCCATCTTTTTCCAGTCCCTTGGCAATCCCTTTATTTTTAGGTGCATAGATGGTATCCTTATTGATGGGAATGATAAAGGACTGTCAAGATCAGTGTACAG GTCTTGCAGCAGGAGAGATCAACTTGGCCCATTTCAAATGAGCGATGAGAGCTGGCTCACAGCTGCCCTGCAAAACCCACTGGCAGTGGGACAATATGTCAACAACTGCTCACATG CCACCTAA
- the MIER3 gene encoding mesoderm induction early response protein 3 isoform X4: MPLEDLLAFYGYEPTIPVMAGSSADSSPSELADELPDMTLDKEEIAKDLLSGDDEETQSSADDLTPSVTSHEATDFFPRPLRSNTTCDGDKESDGEDVEADNGNSSEDLRKEIMVGSQYQAEIPPYLGKYSDDEKAYENEDHLLWKPDVISESKVKEYLFETSLRIGNEKMIGRIPEGLHTRDNEQALYELLKSSHNVKEAIERYCSNGKASQEEMTAWTEEECRSFEHALRIYGKDFHLIQKNKVRTRTVAECVAFYYMWKKSERYDYFAQQTRFGKKRYNHHPGVTDYMDRLVDEAEALGGAVHSSALTSNTRTETIPDQQLSILNSITANELTALTNSVATVCHTSDMNCLDDTFPPMDSLPRAPVNHVPVGTEELLNLPSNGESDCFNLFETGFYHSELNPMNMCSEETERPAKRLKMGIAVPESFMSDVSVNNLAVDFENHTHHITSAKMAVSVADFSSLSANETNGFINTHTLHQHAALHSE; the protein is encoded by the exons GAGGAAATCGCTAAAGACCTCTTGTCAGGTGATGATGAAGAAACACAGTCCTCGGCTGATGATTTGACACCATCAGTTACTTCACATGAGGCTACTGACTTCTTTCCTCGGCCACTAAGAT CAAACACAACGTGCGATGGAGATAAGGAATCAGATGGTGAAGATGTAGAGGCAGACAATGGTAATTCATCTGAAGATTTGAGAAAG gaaataatgGTTGGTTCACAGTACCAAGCTGAAATTCCACCCTACCTTGGCAAATACAGTGATGATGAAAAGg CCTATGAAAATGAAGACCATTTACTTTGGAAACCTGATGTGATCTCAGAAAGTAAAGTTAAAGAATATCTTTTTGAAACCTCCCTAAgaataggaaatgaaaaaatgatTGGCAGAATTCCTGAAGGTCTCCATACACGGGACAATGAACAG GCGCTGTATGAACTTCTTAAAAGTAGCCATAATGTTAAAGAAGCAATTGAGAGATACTGCTCAAATGGAAAGGCATCTCAGG AAGAGATGACAGCATGGACAGAAGAAGAATGCAGAAGCTTTGAACATGCACTTCGGATTTATGGAAAAGATTTTCATCTCATACAGAAAAACAAG GTAAGAACCAGAACAGTTGCTGAGTGTGTGGCTTTCTATTACATGTGGAAGAAGTCAGAACGTTATGATTACTTTGCTCAGCAAACaagatttggaaagaaaagatatAACCATCATCCAGGAGTTAC GGACTACATGGATCGTTTGGTAGATGAAGCAGAGGCCCTTGGCGGAGCTGTGCATTCTTCAGCCTTAACATCTAATACTCGAACAGAAACCATCCCTGATCAACAGCTAAGCATTCTGAACTCTATTACTGCCAATGAGTTGACAG CGTTGACAAACAGTGTAGCTACAGTCTGCCATACTTCAGACATGAACTGCCTGGATGACACCTTTCCTCCTATGGACAGCTTACCCCGAGCACCAGTTAATCATGTGCCTGTTGGAACAGAAGAATTGCTGAACTTGCCTAGCAATGGTGAAAGtgattgttttaatttatttgagacTGGCTTTTATCATTCAGAGCTAAATCCAATGAACATGTGCAGTGAGGAGACAGAAAGACCTGCAAAGCGATTGAAGATGGGAATCGCTGTCCCAGAATCTTTCATGAGTGATGTCTCTGTAAATAACCTTGCTGTGGACTTCGAGAACCACACACACCATATTACCAGTGCCAAAATGGCTGTTTCAGTGGCTGACTTCAGCAGTCTATCTGCAAATGAGACAAATGGTTTTATCAATACCCACACTCTTCACCAACATGCTGCCCTTCACTCAGAATGA